A region from the Halosolutus gelatinilyticus genome encodes:
- a CDS encoding HVO_0649 family zinc finger protein, protein MSAFRSPFERLRAKFDESNDRCGECGAVCDEGGWRVTAAGSRVRYQFVCPTCHAVEIKELRLE, encoded by the coding sequence ATGTCTGCTTTCCGATCCCCATTCGAGCGGCTCCGAGCGAAGTTCGACGAGTCGAACGATCGCTGCGGCGAGTGTGGCGCCGTCTGCGACGAGGGAGGCTGGCGCGTTACCGCCGCGGGAAGCCGCGTCCGGTACCAGTTCGTCTGCCCAACCTGTCACGCCGTCGAAATCAAAGAACTGCGCCTCGAGTGA